One Tachysurus fulvidraco isolate hzauxx_2018 chromosome 2, HZAU_PFXX_2.0, whole genome shotgun sequence DNA segment encodes these proteins:
- the zgc:162592 gene encoding adenosine receptor A2b encodes MCSNVSLQGDLNELDVKTTDTLRLLEAHRPIKVGIILVVGVMITLGNVAVVSVIYSAVPGWSRNSRYFLLSLTGADSAFGLIVMPMNLCVSLVKDYSDEPDPFCHVVAFFNATVYSTCMYTLASISLERYVAVFYPLQYSSILTRRRALMLIAFAWIFPPVLLVPITCPEGIIDVHFSTASLVCNPSYSSNVTYSLTLTGFIFFPCSALMTFCNLRLWFAARRQRRRLRRHASGRWTRPNVASRVLVPVMTAYYTCWTPCMVVMIYTAISGSGVPEWVEFVAVWLPTSNGFLNCVFYFWINQSFRRKFHSVLQRLCFGICPDSKPVHDSVMATVNNNTVQDRSSSMSSTCALLPDAVETYI; translated from the exons ATGTGCAGTAACGTGTCTTTACAGGGTGACCTAAACGAGTTAGATGtcaaaaccacagacacactgagGCTCCTGGAGGCTCACCGGCCCATTAAAGTGGGGATTATTTTGGTTGTGGGTGTTATGATTACTTTGGGGAACGTGGCCGTGGTGTCGGTGATTTATTCAGCGGTACCGGGATGGTCGAGAAACTCGCGGTATTTTTTATTATCGTTAACCGGAGCGGACTCGGCGTTCGGTCTGATCGTCATGCCGATGAACCTGTGTGTGAGTCTGGTGAAGGACTACAGTGACGAGCCCGACCCGTTCTGTCACGTCGTGGCTTTCTTTAACGCCACCGTGTACTCCACGTGTATGTACACGCTGGCCAGCATCAGCCTGGAGCGCTATGTAGCCGTGTTCTATCCGCTGCAGTACTCCAGCATCCTGACCCGGAGACGCGCCCTGATGCTCATCGCCTTCGCCTGGATCTTCCCTCCGGTTCTGCTCGTGCCCATCACGTGTCCGGAGGGAATCATAGACGTGCACTTCTCCACGGCGTCCTTGGTGTGCAACCCGTCCTACTCTAGTAACGTGACGTACTCTCTGACTCTCACCGGCTTCATCTTCTTCCCCTGCTCGGCTCTCATGACCTTCTGTAACCTCAGGCTGTGGTTCGCAGCCAGGAGACAGAGGAGGAGGTTGAGGAGACACGCATCCGGTCGGTGGACACGACCAAACGTGGCTTCGCGTGTGCTGGTGCCCGTCATGACCGCCTACTACACGTGCTGGACCCCCTGCATGGTCGTCATGATCTACACCG CAATATCAGGCAGCGGCGTCCCAGAATGGGTGGAATTTGTGGCCGTGTGGTTACCGACCTCCAACGGCTTCCTCAACTGTGTCTTTTACTTTTGGATTAACCAAAGCTTCAGGAGAAAATTCCACTCAGTCCTGCAGAGATTGTGTTTCGGGATTTGTCCTGACTCCAAACCGGTGCATGACTCTGTGATGGCTACTGTAAATAACAACACCGTACAGGACAGGTCTTCCAGCATGTCGTCTACATGCGCTTTACTCCCAGACGCCGTCGAGACGTACATCTGA